The following are from one region of the Periophthalmus magnuspinnatus isolate fPerMag1 chromosome 5, fPerMag1.2.pri, whole genome shotgun sequence genome:
- the nucks1a gene encoding nuclear ubiquitous casein and cyclin-dependent kinase substrate 1a, with translation MSRPVRNRKVVNYSQFNESDGEDEEYGGDKPKKVRSAPREPKHKRSKNSQEESEDSDDKLSKDKNDSAEDFGSEEEDNDFGEEEEDEDGGSDYEEKKGKKGKKPKPEKVSKRTPKRKRAAADDSDDDRDVSRKRTVRQAASKAVSKQREILLGDGGSEDEEHEEQEESYLDQDESGSDEDFMVEDDDDSDYGHSKKKGKKVIRQGRTNRKEKKSPKPRLKATVTPSPAKGKGKGRPSTKALEKSSPKEEEEEPESPVEEEEEEVEKKESSPAPKKTKETTGGEEEEEEEGEEEEDGSEEEAPSGED, from the exons ATGTCAAGACCAGTGAG gaaCAGAAAAGTGGTGAACTACTCACAATTCAATGAGTCTGACGGAGAAG ATGAGGAATATGGCGGTGACAAGCCTAAGAAGGTGCGCTCAGCCCCACGGGAGCCCAAGCACAAGCGCTCAAAGAACTCACAGGAAGAAAG TGAGGATTCTGACGATAAGCTttccaaagacaaaaatgattcTGCCG AGGATTTTGGCAGCGAGGAGGAAGATAATGACtttggagaggaagaggaggatgaggatggGGGAAGTGactatgaagaaaaaaaagggaaaaagggGAAGAAACCAAAACCGGAGAAAGTCAGCAAGAGGACTCCCAAGAGAAAACGAGCCGCCGCAG ATGACAGTGATGATGATCGGGATGTGAGTCGAAAGCGCACAGTGCGCCAGGCCGCCTCCAAGGCAGTGTCAAAACAGAGGGAGATCCTCCTGGGAGATGGAGGCAGTGAGGACGAGGAGCATGAAGAACAAGAGGAATCTTATCTGGACC AGGACGAGTCGGGCAGTGACGAAGACTTTATGGTGGAGGATGATGATGACAGCGACTATGGTCACTCAAAAAAGAAGGGCAAGAAGGTCATTCGACAGGGACGGACaaacagaaaggaaaagaaATCCCCCAAACCCCGGCTAAAGGCAACGG TGACCCCCAGTCCAGCCAAAGGCAAGGGGAAGGGTCGTCCCAGCACCAAGGCCCTGGAGAAGAGCTCGCccaaagaggaggaagaggagcctgAAAGCccagtggaggaggaagaggaagaagtagAGAAGAAGGAAAGCTCCCCTGCTCCCAAGAAGACGAAGGAGACcactggaggagaggaggaggaggaagaggagggggaggaggaggaggatggctcagaggaggaggcgcCCTCTGGAGAAGACTAA